In uncultured Bacteroides sp., the following proteins share a genomic window:
- the ppdK gene encoding pyruvate, phosphate dikinase: MDKKRVYTFGNGQAEGKAEMKNLLGGKGANLAEMNLIGVPVPPGFTITTDVCSEYFELGKEKVVELLKEDVEKSVAKVEVLMKSKFGDVENPLLVSVRSGARASMPGMMDTILNLGLNDEVVEGLTRKTGNARFAWDSYRRFVQMYGDVVLGMKPTNKEDIDPFEAIIEEVKESKGVKLDNELEVEDLKVLVKKFKEAVKERTGHDFPTCAYEQLWGAICAVFDSWMNERAILYRKMESIPAEWGTAVSVQAMVFGNMGDTSATGVCFSRDAGNGEDLFNGEYLINAQGEDVVAGIRTPQQITKIGSQRWAVLAGVSEEDRLAKYPSMEEAMPEIYKELDTLQTKLENHYRDMQDMEFTVQEGKLWFLQTRNGKRTGAAMVKIAMDLLRQGMIDEKTALKRVEPNKLDELLHPIFDKTALKSAKVIAKGLPASPGAATGQIVFFADDAAKWHADKHKVIMVRIETSPEDLAGMAVAEGILTARGGMTSHAAVVARGMGKCCVSGAGALNIDYKARTLEVDGVKLKEGDYISLNGTTGEVYEGKVGTKAAELSGDFAELMTLADKYTRMKVRTNADTPHDAEVARKFGAIGIGLCRTEHMFFEGEKIKAMREMILADSEEGRKKALAKILPYQKADFKGIFKAMEGCPVTVRLLDPPLHEFVPHDEKGQQEMADAMGLSFKQIQQRVEALHEQNPMLGHRGCRLGNTYPEITRMQTRAILGAALELKKEGVETFPEIMVPLTGLLLEFKEQENIIREEAAALFAEVGDSIDYKVGTMIEIPRAALTAERIAIGAEFFSFGTNDLTQMTFGYSRDDIASFLPIYLEKKILQVDPFQVLDQNGVGQLVRMAVEKGRSVRPELKCGICGEHGGEPSSVKFCHKVGLNYVSCSPFRVPIARLAAAQAAIED, translated from the coding sequence ATGGATAAGAAAAGAGTTTATACCTTTGGTAACGGTCAAGCAGAAGGTAAGGCCGAGATGAAAAACCTGTTAGGTGGTAAAGGTGCCAACCTAGCCGAGATGAACCTTATTGGCGTACCAGTCCCTCCCGGTTTTACAATTACTACAGACGTTTGTTCCGAATACTTCGAACTGGGAAAAGAAAAGGTTGTTGAATTATTGAAAGAAGACGTTGAAAAATCAGTTGCAAAAGTAGAAGTTTTAATGAAATCCAAATTTGGAGATGTAGAAAATCCATTGCTGGTTTCAGTTCGTTCCGGAGCCCGTGCTTCTATGCCAGGTATGATGGATACAATCCTTAATTTAGGTTTGAATGATGAGGTGGTTGAAGGACTTACCCGTAAAACAGGTAATGCCCGTTTTGCATGGGATTCTTATCGCCGTTTTGTACAAATGTACGGTGATGTGGTTCTTGGAATGAAGCCTACCAATAAAGAAGATATAGATCCTTTTGAAGCAATTATTGAAGAAGTAAAAGAATCTAAAGGAGTAAAACTTGATAATGAACTTGAAGTTGAAGATCTGAAAGTTCTGGTTAAGAAATTTAAAGAAGCTGTAAAGGAACGAACCGGACATGATTTTCCAACCTGTGCCTATGAGCAACTTTGGGGCGCAATTTGCGCTGTGTTCGATTCATGGATGAATGAACGTGCTATCTTATATAGAAAGATGGAAAGTATACCTGCTGAATGGGGAACTGCCGTAAGTGTTCAGGCTATGGTCTTTGGTAATATGGGAGATACTTCCGCTACAGGTGTTTGTTTCTCAAGAGATGCCGGTAATGGCGAAGATCTTTTCAATGGAGAATATTTAATCAATGCACAAGGCGAGGATGTTGTTGCCGGTATTCGTACTCCTCAGCAAATTACAAAGATTGGTTCACAGCGCTGGGCTGTTTTGGCTGGTGTGTCAGAAGAAGATCGTCTGGCGAAATATCCTTCCATGGAAGAAGCTATGCCCGAAATATATAAAGAACTCGATACTCTTCAAACAAAGCTTGAGAATCATTACCGTGATATGCAGGATATGGAGTTCACTGTTCAGGAAGGTAAACTTTGGTTTCTCCAGACTCGTAATGGTAAACGTACCGGTGCTGCAATGGTAAAGATTGCCATGGATTTGCTTCGTCAGGGAATGATTGATGAGAAAACAGCTTTGAAGAGAGTAGAACCTAATAAACTAGATGAACTTCTTCACCCTATATTTGATAAAACAGCATTGAAGAGTGCTAAAGTTATTGCTAAAGGTTTACCCGCTTCACCGGGTGCTGCTACAGGACAAATCGTCTTCTTTGCAGATGATGCGGCTAAATGGCATGCAGATAAGCATAAAGTAATAATGGTCCGTATTGAAACTTCTCCCGAAGATTTGGCTGGTATGGCAGTTGCTGAAGGAATTCTTACAGCTCGTGGAGGAATGACCTCTCATGCTGCAGTAGTTGCCCGTGGTATGGGCAAATGCTGTGTATCTGGTGCCGGAGCTTTAAATATTGATTATAAAGCAAGAACTCTTGAAGTTGACGGAGTGAAACTGAAAGAAGGTGATTATATCTCTTTAAACGGAACAACAGGAGAAGTCTATGAAGGAAAAGTTGGAACTAAGGCTGCCGAACTTTCAGGAGACTTTGCTGAGTTGATGACGTTAGCTGATAAATATACCAGAATGAAGGTAAGAACCAATGCAGATACTCCACATGATGCTGAAGTTGCCCGTAAGTTTGGTGCTATTGGTATCGGACTATGCCGTACTGAGCACATGTTCTTTGAAGGAGAGAAGATTAAAGCCATGCGTGAGATGATTCTTGCTGATAGCGAAGAAGGCAGAAAGAAAGCTTTAGCTAAAATTCTCCCTTATCAGAAAGCTGACTTTAAAGGTATATTCAAAGCAATGGAAGGTTGTCCGGTAACTGTTCGTCTGCTCGATCCTCCTTTGCACGAATTTGTTCCTCATGATGAAAAAGGTCAGCAGGAAATGGCTGATGCAATGGGACTTTCCTTTAAACAGATTCAGCAAAGAGTAGAAGCTCTTCACGAACAAAACCCAATGTTAGGCCACCGTGGTTGCCGTTTGGGAAATACATATCCTGAAATTACGCGGATGCAAACCCGTGCTATATTGGGTGCCGCACTTGAATTAAAGAAAGAAGGAGTGGAGACATTTCCTGAAATAATGGTTCCGCTTACCGGATTGTTGCTTGAGTTTAAAGAGCAGGAAAACATAATCCGCGAAGAAGCTGCAGCATTATTTGCAGAAGTGGGAGATAGCATAGATTATAAAGTTGGTACAATGATTGAAATACCGCGTGCTGCTTTAACCGCTGAACGTATTGCCATTGGTGCAGAATTCTTTTCTTTCGGAACAAACGACCTTACTCAGATGACCTTTGGTTATTCTCGCGATGATATTGCTTCATTCTTACCTATATATTTAGAAAAGAAGATTCTGCAAGTTGATCCATTCCAGGTTCTTGATCAGAATGGAGTAGGTCAGCTAGTTCGAATGGCAGTAGAAAAAGGCCGCTCGGTACGCCCTGAATTGAAATGTGGTATTTGTGGAGAACATGGAGGCGAACCTTCTTCAGTTAAGTTCTGCCATAAAGTGGGGCTCAACTATGTAAGCTGTTCTCCTTTCC